A DNA window from Sporosarcina sp. ANT_H38 contains the following coding sequences:
- a CDS encoding cell division protein FtsA, which yields MIDGQIHNIISVANVILEIKGILEEKHGPLKLVSVAAAGRALKTSVGSMAIDISERSLISVEDVNRLELAAVQQAQQTLLSSDAVTKDDYYYCVGYSVLHYKLEGDEIGSLLDQAGRSASVDVIATFLPRVVVESLLSALKRAGLKMEALTLEPIAAINVLIPPSMRRLNVALVDIGAGTSDIAITDNNTVVAYGMVPHAGDEITEALSNHYLLDFPLAEIAKRSISTEEMIVMTDILGFEQDVASSDVTAIIKPAVDQLAKSISDEIKRLNNGVAPKAVMVVGGGSLTPGLTKEISICLGLPENRVGIRGLEALSGVTLEPGIASSPELVTPIGIAIAARRAPIHYMSVSVNDKVLRLFELKEMTVSDALLAANIKARQLYGMPGLGMTVTVNDNDIMIPGEHGIPSTILLNGKKTSTKDSIKNGDAIDLIPGRDGNNATAAVRDLVEDMMAINVTIDGVGVKLEPIIRINGNLKTIDTVIQDRDKITVSHERTVAAAFEKTNQSDLTNNNAFTVSVNKKTINLKKRNTEFFIMEALVQTTHIVKEGDRITILKPPLPTVDEVISEIGKKVCDIITVLFNGESVTIRKPRLALTLNGRDVEVSAKVKPGDRLDFISLSEDPITFGDSFAFSDYSLPENSSSNYKLLRNGTPIGFNDAIFGGDRLEISFT from the coding sequence ATGATTGACGGACAAATACATAACATTATAAGTGTTGCAAACGTCATTTTAGAAATTAAGGGAATACTAGAGGAAAAGCACGGTCCGTTGAAACTAGTCAGTGTTGCTGCAGCAGGTCGAGCTTTGAAAACGTCAGTAGGATCAATGGCTATCGATATATCAGAAAGATCGCTCATTTCTGTCGAAGACGTCAATCGGTTGGAACTGGCAGCAGTCCAACAAGCCCAGCAAACACTGCTGTCATCCGATGCAGTTACAAAAGACGATTATTATTATTGTGTTGGTTATTCCGTACTTCACTATAAACTCGAAGGTGATGAAATAGGCAGCTTGCTAGATCAGGCTGGCAGGTCTGCTTCTGTCGATGTTATTGCGACATTCCTTCCACGGGTCGTAGTCGAATCACTGCTTTCGGCACTTAAACGTGCCGGACTCAAAATGGAAGCCCTGACACTAGAACCGATTGCAGCTATAAACGTCCTTATCCCACCTTCCATGAGACGTCTTAACGTTGCGCTTGTCGATATAGGTGCAGGGACTTCAGATATAGCCATTACGGATAATAATACCGTTGTGGCTTATGGTATGGTACCTCATGCGGGCGATGAAATTACGGAAGCGCTAAGCAACCATTACCTCCTGGACTTTCCACTTGCCGAAATTGCAAAAAGGAGCATTTCAACAGAAGAAATGATTGTCATGACAGATATCCTTGGTTTTGAACAGGATGTTGCATCAAGTGATGTAACTGCTATTATCAAACCTGCTGTGGATCAGCTTGCAAAATCTATTTCTGATGAAATCAAGCGACTAAACAATGGAGTTGCCCCTAAAGCAGTTATGGTAGTTGGTGGTGGAAGCTTAACCCCGGGGCTTACTAAAGAAATTAGTATATGCCTAGGCTTGCCTGAAAACAGGGTTGGTATTCGTGGATTGGAAGCACTGTCTGGAGTCACATTGGAACCTGGTATCGCCTCTTCACCAGAACTCGTCACACCAATCGGCATCGCTATAGCAGCAAGAAGAGCACCGATTCACTATATGTCCGTTTCTGTAAACGACAAGGTGCTGCGACTTTTCGAATTAAAAGAAATGACAGTCAGCGATGCGCTACTTGCTGCGAACATTAAAGCTCGTCAACTATACGGTATGCCCGGTCTCGGAATGACTGTGACCGTAAATGACAATGATATTATGATACCAGGAGAACACGGTATTCCCTCGACAATTCTATTGAACGGAAAGAAAACAAGCACGAAAGACTCCATTAAAAACGGCGATGCGATTGACTTAATCCCTGGTCGTGACGGCAATAACGCAACTGCCGCCGTACGTGACCTTGTCGAGGATATGATGGCTATCAACGTAACAATTGATGGAGTTGGTGTGAAATTAGAACCAATTATTCGTATTAACGGAAATCTGAAAACTATTGATACAGTGATCCAAGACCGCGATAAAATTACAGTTTCACATGAACGAACAGTTGCGGCGGCGTTTGAAAAAACAAATCAAAGTGACCTTACAAACAATAATGCATTTACTGTATCGGTTAACAAAAAAACGATTAACTTGAAAAAAAGAAACACTGAATTCTTCATTATGGAGGCTCTGGTGCAGACAACGCACATAGTTAAAGAGGGGGATCGAATTACAATCCTCAAACCGCCTCTACCTACCGTAGATGAAGTTATATCTGAGATTGGTAAAAAGGTATGCGATATAATAACGGTACTATTTAATGGTGAATCCGTTACAATTCGAAAACCACGGCTTGCACTCACTTTGAACGGACGTGATGTCGAAGTCTCCGCCAAGGTAAAACCTGGTGATCGCCTCGATTTCATATCACTAAGTGAAGATCCCATCACTTTTGGCGACAGCTTTGCATTTTCAGATTATAGTTTGCCTGAAAACTCATCAAGTAATTATAAATTGCTTCGAAACGGGACACCAATCGGATTCAACGATGCTATTTTCGGTGGTGATAGACTTGAAATTAGCTTCACATAG
- a CDS encoding bifunctional 3-deoxy-7-phosphoheptulonate synthase/chorismate mutase gives MRQNDLDELRGRVNELNVKVLDLINERTTVVQEIGKVKEKQGVNRYDPIREREMLNFLKESNNGPLPNGILEQIFKGIFMSALEIQEDDQRNALLVSRKRKAEDTIVDINGHKVGDGTPSFIYGPCAVESYEQVLAVALSIKAKGLTMIRGGAYKPRTSPYDFQGLGLEGLKILKRVANETGLSVITEIITPSHLEEALEYIDVVQIGARNMQNFELLKEAGMINKPVLLKRGLAATIDEFIHAAEYILSKGNSQIILCERGIRTYERATRNTLDISAVPILKQETHLPVFVDVTHSTGRKDLLLPTAKAAIAVGADGVMAEVHPDPAVALSDSAQQMDLQQFDEFYDKINEFMNTHTTIS, from the coding sequence ATGAGACAAAATGATTTAGATGAATTACGCGGCCGTGTAAACGAGCTGAATGTTAAGGTTTTGGATCTTATTAACGAAAGAACAACTGTAGTCCAAGAAATTGGTAAAGTAAAAGAAAAGCAGGGTGTTAATCGATATGATCCGATTCGCGAACGTGAAATGCTTAACTTCTTAAAAGAATCTAATAATGGTCCGTTACCTAACGGAATTCTTGAACAGATTTTCAAAGGGATATTTATGTCTGCACTTGAGATCCAGGAAGACGACCAACGAAATGCTTTGCTTGTTTCCCGTAAGAGAAAAGCCGAGGATACGATTGTTGACATTAATGGCCATAAAGTGGGGGACGGAACACCGTCATTCATATACGGTCCATGTGCAGTTGAATCGTATGAGCAGGTTTTAGCTGTTGCATTGTCCATCAAAGCTAAAGGTTTAACGATGATAAGAGGTGGCGCATACAAACCTCGTACATCTCCATATGATTTCCAAGGTCTAGGCCTTGAAGGCTTGAAAATACTTAAACGTGTTGCTAATGAAACAGGTCTTTCGGTTATTACGGAAATCATAACGCCGTCACATCTCGAAGAAGCACTTGAATACATCGATGTCGTGCAAATTGGTGCACGTAACATGCAAAACTTCGAATTGCTGAAAGAAGCTGGAATGATTAATAAACCAGTTCTCTTGAAACGTGGGCTTGCAGCGACTATCGACGAGTTCATTCATGCAGCTGAATATATTCTTTCAAAAGGTAATAGCCAGATTATTCTTTGTGAACGTGGTATCCGTACATATGAACGGGCAACCCGCAATACGCTAGATATTTCAGCCGTTCCAATTCTGAAGCAAGAAACACATTTACCAGTCTTTGTTGACGTCACTCATTCAACAGGCAGAAAAGATTTATTACTGCCAACCGCAAAAGCTGCGATAGCAGTTGGTGCAGATGGTGTCATGGCTGAAGTTCACCCAGATCCAGCCGTTGCGTTGTCCGATTCTGCACAACAGATGGATCTGCAACAATTTGATGAGTTTTATGATAAGATTAACGAATTCATGAACACGCACACAACAATCTCATGA
- the murC gene encoding UDP-N-acetylmuramate--L-alanine ligase — translation MTLFHFTGIKGAGMSSLAQILHDSKNEVQGSDVEKWFFTEDPLHERQITILEFDENNIKEGMTVIAGNAFPDSHPELVRANELGLEVIRYHDFLGKYMEKFISVGVTGSHGKTSTTGLLAHVLSGHSPTSYLIGDGTGSGPADSEYFVFEACEYKRHFLAYEPDYAIMTNIDFDHPDYFKDLADVMDAFGEMALRVKKALIACGDDRHLQKIQANVPVLYYGFEDSNDFAAKNINKTVEGSSFDVFVRNEFYHKFTISLAGDHAILNSLGVIALCHYEGVKASTIQEKLSTFHGVKRRFTVLEIEDRIIVDDYAHHPTEIRATLQTAQQKYPDREVVAIFQPHTFTRTAALLDEFADSLSTADHVYLCDIFGSAREKAGNLTINDLVKKIPGAKHLELDDNESLGSHGNAVYLFMGAGDVQKYMSEFKSYLESDETV, via the coding sequence ATGACGTTGTTCCATTTTACTGGCATTAAGGGCGCTGGAATGAGCTCGCTCGCACAAATTCTTCATGATTCTAAGAATGAAGTACAAGGTTCAGACGTGGAGAAATGGTTCTTTACAGAAGATCCACTCCATGAACGACAAATAACTATATTGGAATTCGATGAAAATAATATTAAAGAAGGCATGACAGTTATCGCTGGAAATGCCTTCCCAGACAGTCATCCAGAACTTGTAAGAGCAAATGAGCTTGGGCTAGAAGTTATTCGGTACCATGATTTTTTAGGAAAGTATATGGAGAAATTCATATCTGTCGGAGTTACAGGTTCACACGGTAAAACTTCGACTACTGGCTTACTTGCTCATGTGTTGTCTGGGCATTCGCCAACTTCATATTTAATTGGTGATGGTACGGGTAGCGGTCCTGCTGATAGTGAGTACTTCGTATTCGAAGCTTGCGAATATAAAAGACATTTTCTGGCATACGAACCAGACTATGCTATTATGACGAATATCGACTTTGATCACCCAGACTATTTTAAGGATTTAGCGGATGTGATGGACGCATTTGGTGAAATGGCACTCCGAGTGAAAAAAGCGCTTATTGCCTGTGGTGATGATAGACACTTACAAAAAATCCAGGCTAATGTTCCAGTGTTATATTATGGATTTGAAGATTCGAATGATTTTGCTGCGAAAAATATTAATAAAACTGTGGAAGGTTCATCCTTCGATGTTTTTGTTAGGAATGAATTTTATCACAAGTTTACAATATCGCTGGCTGGGGATCATGCAATCTTGAATTCGTTAGGCGTAATTGCGCTCTGTCATTATGAAGGAGTAAAAGCTTCTACTATTCAAGAAAAACTATCTACATTTCATGGTGTTAAAAGGCGATTCACTGTATTGGAAATAGAGGATCGGATTATTGTGGATGACTATGCTCATCACCCAACTGAAATCCGGGCGACATTGCAAACCGCGCAACAGAAATACCCTGACCGTGAAGTTGTTGCGATATTCCAACCGCATACATTTACGCGAACCGCTGCTCTTTTGGATGAATTTGCAGATAGTCTTTCAACTGCTGACCATGTCTATTTATGTGATATATTCGGGTCTGCACGTGAAAAGGCAGGTAATTTAACAATTAATGATCTGGTTAAAAAAATTCCAGGCGCAAAACATCTTGAGCTCGATGATAATGAATCACTTGGATCTCATGGGAATGCAGTATACCTCTTCATGGGTGCAGGCGATGTTCAGAAATACATGAGTGAATTCAAGTCTTATCTTGAAAGTGATGAAACAGTTTAA
- a CDS encoding YtxH domain-containing protein gives MSEEHKGNPNYNDPQFNTGNRGYENAYGEPSYLPANYNKNYTDSFYDENESSGAGSFLVGALVGGVIGAAAALFLAPKTGSEMRENLTTQATQLKGKSIEISSVAKEKATELTTVAKEKTGEISKTIQEQSGQLVDKVKSMKTKTSVPMDDGTASSEGEESIDFIDTAKSNIENSIDAVEENVTTTAEAMKKAVVGKAN, from the coding sequence ATGAGTGAAGAACACAAAGGGAATCCAAATTATAATGATCCACAATTCAATACAGGTAACAGGGGTTATGAAAATGCGTATGGTGAACCATCATATCTACCTGCAAATTATAACAAGAACTATACAGATTCATTCTATGATGAAAATGAAAGTTCAGGAGCTGGAAGCTTCTTGGTTGGTGCACTTGTTGGAGGAGTTATCGGAGCAGCTGCTGCACTATTCCTGGCACCAAAAACAGGCAGTGAAATGAGAGAAAACCTTACAACTCAAGCAACTCAGCTGAAAGGCAAGAGTATTGAAATTAGTTCTGTTGCAAAAGAAAAAGCAACTGAATTGACAACAGTCGCAAAAGAAAAAACTGGTGAAATATCGAAAACAATCCAAGAACAATCTGGACAACTTGTCGATAAAGTGAAATCAATGAAAACGAAAACATCTGTACCGATGGATGATGGAACAGCATCTTCGGAAGGTGAAGAATCCATTGATTTCATTGATACCGCTAAATCCAATATTGAAAATTCTATTGACGCTGTAGAAGAAAACGTGACTACTACTGCAGAAGCGATGAAAAAAGCAGTTGTAGGAAAAGCTAACTAA
- a CDS encoding DUF948 domain-containing protein: MENLLYIAAIVAAIAFLILCISLARTLSSLKITLQSVSGTMEGLTQQLEGVTTETTELLHKTNTLAEDILQKSEKLNTVVDAVKGVGESVTGLNTTVRRVSSNIATEAERNSDKIAQVVQWSNVVIDVLGKVKERKTGTTITKGWTAYKPVPGQKR; encoded by the coding sequence ATGGAAAATTTATTGTACATAGCGGCAATTGTCGCTGCAATCGCATTTTTGATTTTATGCATTAGTTTAGCGAGGACCCTTTCCTCATTAAAGATCACATTGCAAAGTGTTTCTGGAACAATGGAAGGGTTAACGCAACAACTTGAAGGAGTAACGACTGAAACAACAGAACTTCTTCATAAAACAAATACCCTTGCTGAAGATATCCTGCAGAAATCTGAAAAGTTGAATACGGTCGTCGACGCCGTGAAGGGTGTCGGAGAGTCTGTCACAGGACTCAATACTACCGTTCGAAGGGTTTCTAGCAATATTGCTACTGAAGCGGAACGGAACAGCGACAAGATTGCACAAGTCGTTCAATGGAGCAATGTTGTTATCGATGTACTAGGCAAGGTAAAGGAACGGAAAACGGGTACTACAATTACGAAGGGCTGGACTGCTTACAAGCCGGTGCCAGGCCAAAAGAGATAA